In Micromonospora sp. LH3U1, one genomic interval encodes:
- a CDS encoding winged helix-turn-helix domain-containing protein, with translation MREVPDYWRIADDVIADVRSKKLKPEDRLPSISELRATYGVSHGTVQMAYARLEALRVIRRQQGKGVFVTDPGTWMREP, from the coding sequence ATGCGAGAAGTGCCGGACTATTGGCGCATCGCCGATGATGTGATCGCCGACGTCAGATCGAAGAAGTTGAAGCCGGAGGACAGGCTGCCCTCGATTTCCGAGCTGCGCGCGACCTACGGCGTCAGCCACGGGACGGTGCAGATGGCCTACGCCCGGCTTGAGGCGTTGCGGGTGATCCGGCGACAGCAGGGTAAGGGCGTGTTCGTCACCGATCCCGGGACCTGGATGCGGGAGCCGTGA
- a CDS encoding baseplate J/gp47 family protein: MSDPTLPAELADVLAVDAAALRATGSTGFGIVESGFVPKSFARLLAEKLATARLLFGDDIDLTSGAVLRKVLELAALEDARLWAALGAVYDNSYVVSATADALTRLGEELGIPRPYLPARGTVKLKLKAALPTGRTQLTLPRGARLSTPGGHHVALDETVVLSAAVGERVPAVAAFYPGPAHNLDPAQPSQKIDRWNRADTLLADLDDAEQAAGKELVDITHTVALTGGEQQVPDARYRQLLLAAPRSIWTAEAIGLAVATVPGVRQVQVFDGRGGLDLNQSIFGNFNFIERVFSTERDLGNPYYVTVLVAPTAAAIWDGPDGLHAAVESVIEDLRPVGIFASVDRADEVGIGVEADLVIRGLPLPTGSKETVNASTAATELRARLHARLRRYVDELPFGEPVRAAEVIWTLMNEPGVADVRSLRLVRFPADSAVVVTGSVPTGDGVQRLPVGDNAVLAANQVPVYVDRDDPRPFRIV, encoded by the coding sequence GTGTCTGATCCCACCCTTCCGGCCGAGCTGGCCGACGTCCTGGCCGTCGACGCCGCCGCGCTGCGGGCCACCGGCTCGACCGGCTTCGGCATCGTCGAGAGCGGCTTCGTGCCGAAGTCCTTCGCCCGGTTGCTCGCCGAGAAGCTGGCCACCGCCCGACTGCTCTTCGGCGACGACATCGACCTGACCAGCGGCGCCGTGCTGCGTAAGGTGCTGGAACTGGCCGCGCTGGAGGACGCCCGGCTGTGGGCGGCCCTCGGCGCGGTCTACGACAACTCGTACGTGGTGTCGGCGACCGCCGACGCGCTGACCCGCCTCGGCGAGGAACTCGGCATACCCCGGCCGTACCTGCCGGCGCGAGGCACCGTGAAGCTGAAACTGAAGGCGGCGCTACCCACCGGCCGCACCCAGCTCACGCTGCCCCGGGGCGCCCGGCTGTCCACACCCGGCGGGCACCACGTGGCACTGGACGAGACGGTGGTGCTCTCCGCCGCCGTCGGCGAACGCGTGCCGGCCGTCGCCGCCTTCTACCCCGGCCCCGCGCACAACCTCGACCCCGCCCAGCCCAGCCAGAAGATCGACCGGTGGAACCGGGCCGACACCCTGCTGGCCGACCTGGACGACGCCGAGCAGGCCGCCGGCAAGGAACTGGTGGACATCACCCACACCGTCGCGCTGACCGGGGGTGAACAGCAGGTCCCCGACGCCCGCTACCGCCAACTGCTGCTGGCCGCGCCCCGCTCCATCTGGACGGCCGAGGCGATCGGCCTGGCCGTCGCGACCGTGCCCGGCGTACGCCAGGTGCAGGTCTTCGACGGGCGGGGCGGGCTGGACCTCAACCAGTCCATCTTCGGCAATTTCAACTTCATCGAACGGGTCTTCAGCACCGAACGCGACCTGGGCAACCCGTACTACGTCACGGTGTTGGTCGCGCCCACCGCCGCGGCCATCTGGGACGGCCCGGACGGGCTGCACGCCGCCGTCGAGTCGGTCATCGAGGACCTGCGCCCGGTGGGCATCTTCGCCTCGGTGGACCGGGCCGACGAGGTGGGCATCGGCGTCGAGGCCGACCTGGTGATCCGTGGCCTGCCGCTGCCCACCGGCTCGAAGGAGACGGTGAACGCCTCCACCGCGGCCACCGAACTGCGCGCCCGACTGCACGCCCGACTGCGCCGCTACGTCGACGAGCTGCCGTTCGGCGAGCCGGTCCGCGCCGCCGAGGTGATCTGGACGCTGATGAACGAGCCGGGTGTCGCGGACGTCCGCTCGCTGCGGCTGGTCCGCTTCCCGGCCGACTCGGCGGTGGTGGTGACCGGCAGCGTGCCCACCGGCGACGGGGTGCAGCGGCTGCCGGTCGGCGACAACGCGGTGCTCGCCGCGAACCAGGTGCCCGTCTACGTCGACCGGGACGACCCCCGGCCGTTCCGGATCGTCTGA
- a CDS encoding DivIVA domain-containing protein — protein MAQVYRGGQPYPAGYPARLTPHEVRTREFAGCRRGVDPVEVREFQARVADELATLNEAVRLLNQENGRIKRALRDWQTMHAQECRQPQERHDNSGHW, from the coding sequence GTGGCTCAGGTGTATCGGGGTGGCCAGCCCTACCCCGCTGGCTACCCGGCGCGGCTGACGCCGCACGAGGTGCGGACACGCGAGTTCGCCGGGTGCCGGCGCGGCGTCGACCCCGTTGAGGTGCGCGAGTTCCAGGCCCGGGTGGCCGACGAGCTGGCCACCCTGAACGAGGCGGTGCGGCTGCTCAACCAGGAAAACGGCCGGATCAAGCGGGCGCTGCGTGACTGGCAGACCATGCACGCGCAAGAGTGCCGGCAGCCGCAGGAGCGCCACGACAACTCCGGCCACTGGTGA
- a CDS encoding barstar family protein: MIDEDNGRLPDWLTMCRDGAPEVPGAAVLTGAATRTRPALFAALAAALALPTYLGDTWDALADVLRERLDVGPLTLLINDAGQLLVDEPAGQSALLLAVLGDLATTAPHPLRVVLHDPTPS, from the coding sequence ATGATCGATGAGGACAATGGTCGGTTGCCCGATTGGCTGACCATGTGCCGCGACGGCGCCCCAGAGGTGCCCGGCGCGGCGGTGCTGACCGGTGCGGCGACCCGGACCCGGCCCGCGCTCTTCGCCGCGTTGGCCGCCGCGCTGGCACTGCCGACGTACCTGGGGGACACCTGGGACGCCCTCGCCGACGTGCTCCGGGAGCGGCTGGACGTCGGCCCGCTCACCCTGCTGATCAACGACGCCGGTCAGCTGCTCGTCGACGAGCCGGCTGGTCAGTCCGCCCTGCTGCTCGCCGTGCTCGGCGACCTCGCCACCACCGCCCCGCACCCCCTCCGCGTCGTCCTCCACGACCCCACGCCCTCCTGA
- a CDS encoding HNH endonuclease: protein MKAFVGVTDERWYRFLAERPELNEVNFWRPSGGAFRALTPGEPFLFKAHFPLNRVVGGGFFSGFTQLKISEAWELFGEANGAVSIDEMRHSVGRYRKQAIGPGEDPVIGCIFVRDVTFFHDDSTADPPPGFASNVVQGKTYNLADANTSAYFDLLIHRLLGTTAEVDLSGPWHRPGPVYGDPRLVPQRLGQQSFKAVVLGAYGRRCAITGNRVQPVLQAAHIRPLPKGGEHRVDNGLLLKSDVHILFDRGYLGVDPKHRLLVSPRLRTEFGNGDQFYAKAGERIALPERRSDRPRAEFLEWHLDTVYKAA from the coding sequence GTGAAGGCCTTCGTGGGTGTGACGGACGAGCGGTGGTACCGCTTCCTCGCTGAGCGTCCCGAGCTGAATGAGGTCAACTTCTGGCGGCCGTCCGGCGGCGCCTTCCGCGCTCTCACCCCAGGAGAGCCGTTCCTCTTCAAGGCGCATTTTCCGCTGAACCGGGTCGTTGGCGGCGGCTTCTTCAGCGGCTTCACGCAGCTCAAAATCTCGGAGGCATGGGAACTCTTCGGGGAGGCCAATGGTGCTGTGAGCATCGACGAGATGCGGCACAGTGTCGGGCGGTACCGCAAGCAGGCGATCGGCCCGGGCGAGGACCCCGTCATCGGCTGCATATTCGTCCGTGACGTCACCTTCTTCCACGACGATTCGACCGCCGACCCGCCGCCCGGGTTCGCGTCGAACGTCGTGCAGGGCAAGACCTACAACCTGGCGGACGCCAACACGTCGGCGTACTTCGATCTGCTGATCCACCGCCTGCTCGGGACCACGGCAGAGGTGGATCTGAGTGGGCCGTGGCACCGCCCTGGTCCCGTCTATGGCGATCCCCGACTGGTGCCTCAGCGGCTCGGGCAGCAGTCATTCAAGGCGGTGGTCCTGGGAGCCTACGGCCGGCGTTGTGCCATCACCGGCAACAGGGTCCAGCCTGTGCTGCAGGCCGCGCACATCCGTCCGCTGCCCAAGGGTGGCGAGCATCGGGTAGACAATGGCCTGCTGCTCAAGTCCGACGTGCACATCCTCTTCGATCGGGGTTACCTGGGCGTCGATCCGAAGCATCGGCTCCTGGTCAGCCCACGGCTTCGTACCGAGTTCGGCAACGGCGACCAGTTCTACGCGAAAGCAGGCGAGCGGATCGCCCTTCCCGAGCGGCGCAGTGATCGGCCGCGCGCTGAATTCCTGGAATGGCACCTCGACACTGTCTACAAGGCCGCCTGA
- a CDS encoding DUF559 domain-containing protein has product MDPRLRALLLRDNGLVTRGDLTRVAPAWTIQTAWRAGRLVRLLPGIYGDAALIRDASADLPILARVEPELARRAALAYAGGHAALSRLTALEVWGLRRQLPGERVYLDLPSRSGLRARPHLVVRRRAGFAVAPPQAVMRGGLPVTRLDRTLVDCWPLLPPVDRSGLLIRAVNDRLTTPQRLVAALAEVPRMTDRSVLRGLLDRLAAGCRSPLEIWGHDHVFTGPGMPTFTRQARVQVGARTTYLDMFAEAERVDIELDGATSHGDPTEREIDLRRDALLATIGILVVRFTHRRLTAHPAQVRQETLTILAARRRWS; this is encoded by the coding sequence GTGGACCCGAGGCTGCGCGCTCTGCTCTTGCGCGACAATGGGCTGGTCACTCGAGGAGACCTGACGCGAGTGGCGCCGGCGTGGACGATTCAGACTGCCTGGCGGGCTGGTCGGCTGGTACGGCTGCTGCCCGGGATCTACGGTGACGCCGCGCTGATCCGCGATGCCAGTGCCGACCTGCCGATTCTGGCCCGGGTCGAGCCCGAGCTGGCCCGCCGCGCGGCGTTGGCGTACGCCGGCGGGCATGCGGCGCTCAGTCGCCTGACCGCGCTCGAGGTGTGGGGCCTACGCCGCCAGTTACCAGGGGAGCGGGTGTATCTCGACCTGCCCAGCCGGTCGGGCCTGCGGGCTCGGCCACATCTCGTGGTACGCCGTCGCGCCGGCTTCGCGGTTGCGCCGCCGCAGGCGGTGATGCGGGGCGGGCTGCCGGTTACCCGGCTCGACCGGACCCTGGTGGACTGTTGGCCGCTGCTGCCGCCGGTTGACCGGTCTGGCCTGCTCATTCGCGCGGTCAACGACCGGCTGACCACCCCACAGCGACTCGTTGCCGCTCTCGCCGAGGTGCCGAGGATGACCGACCGTTCGGTACTGCGCGGTTTGCTGGACCGGCTCGCCGCGGGCTGCCGCAGCCCGTTGGAGATCTGGGGCCACGACCACGTTTTTACCGGCCCGGGCATGCCGACCTTCACCCGGCAGGCGCGGGTGCAGGTCGGCGCGCGGACGACCTATCTCGACATGTTCGCCGAGGCGGAGCGGGTCGACATCGAGCTGGACGGCGCGACCAGCCACGGCGATCCGACCGAACGCGAGATCGACCTGCGCCGCGACGCTCTGCTCGCCACCATCGGCATCCTCGTCGTGCGCTTCACGCACCGCCGCCTCACGGCGCATCCCGCTCAAGTCCGCCAGGAAACCCTCACCATCCTCGCCGCCCGCCGCCGTTGGTCATGA
- a CDS encoding ribonuclease domain-containing protein translates to MSPLATLGAIRRRTSTLALLLALVAAALVGPSVVTPRLTDSASAAVYSSCTISRCADARTARSGWSAKGFPTSRAWYSWSGGKSNFAGGRFYNYEGQLPTNATYYEYDVYPRTQGAARDAYRIVVNRSTGVTWFSPNHYTDFYRL, encoded by the coding sequence GTGTCCCCGTTGGCCACGCTCGGCGCGATCCGCCGGCGTACCAGCACTCTCGCCCTGCTCCTCGCCCTGGTCGCCGCGGCCCTGGTCGGCCCGTCCGTGGTGACCCCCCGGCTGACCGACTCCGCCTCGGCTGCGGTCTACAGCTCCTGCACCATCAGCCGATGCGCGGACGCCCGCACCGCCCGTTCCGGATGGTCCGCCAAGGGCTTTCCGACCAGCCGTGCCTGGTATTCCTGGAGTGGCGGCAAATCCAACTTCGCGGGCGGCCGGTTCTACAACTACGAGGGTCAACTGCCCACCAACGCCACCTACTACGAGTACGACGTCTACCCGCGTACCCAGGGCGCCGCCCGGGACGCGTACCGGATCGTGGTGAACCGCAGCACCGGGGTCACCTGGTTCTCGCCCAACCACTACACCGACTTCTACCGGCTCTGA